A region of Veillonellaceae bacterium DNA encodes the following proteins:
- a CDS encoding diacylglycerol kinase family lipid kinase: protein MEKSGQCTVIVNPTSGRERAPKYIPLLHSVLSKRFEDITIKLTEKPGDATHFAEIAAKKGHDIICMGGDGTINETINGMVPVGGKSAFGFIPFGTVNDLARALHIPRSPKGAIRMLETAVKTNIDVGKINDRYFINVVAAGLLSEAVGEVTIKEKTLFGSLAYFMKGMQVLNRQKSYHFRIEEDDGTVIQVSSPLIAAMLTDSAGSFRNLIPPEDRNKGVIKLCLFHDFEWLLAIRQAPKLLAGIQMGPDFVTVVSLKKAHISIDESDVLWTNVDGDKGPKFPIDLEILPACLPVFVPKDARDDTVHFPHFFNSVAPHIHFPWNENEELLQKDKTSQENSKPSETEEK, encoded by the coding sequence ATGGAAAAATCAGGACAGTGTACTGTCATCGTCAACCCTACTTCAGGGCGTGAGCGTGCCCCCAAGTACATACCCTTGCTGCACTCCGTGCTGTCAAAACGGTTTGAGGACATTACCATAAAGCTCACGGAAAAGCCGGGAGATGCCACTCATTTTGCTGAAATTGCTGCTAAAAAAGGCCATGATATCATCTGCATGGGAGGCGACGGCACAATCAATGAAACCATCAACGGAATGGTTCCTGTTGGAGGAAAATCCGCCTTTGGGTTTATCCCTTTCGGTACGGTAAATGATCTGGCGCGTGCCCTTCACATCCCCCGCTCACCAAAAGGTGCTATACGGATGCTTGAAACGGCTGTCAAAACGAATATCGACGTCGGCAAGATCAATGACCGCTACTTCATCAATGTCGTTGCCGCAGGCCTCTTATCGGAAGCCGTAGGAGAAGTCACCATCAAAGAAAAGACACTCTTTGGTTCTCTTGCCTACTTCATGAAAGGAATGCAGGTCCTGAATCGCCAGAAATCGTATCACTTCAGAATTGAAGAAGATGATGGCACTGTCATTCAGGTCTCCTCTCCTTTAATTGCTGCCATGCTGACTGACTCGGCAGGAAGCTTCCGCAACCTGATCCCGCCGGAAGACAGGAACAAGGGCGTCATAAAGCTCTGCCTGTTCCACGATTTCGAATGGCTTCTTGCTATCCGCCAGGCGCCAAAGCTTCTGGCAGGCATTCAGATGGGCCCTGATTTCGTCACCGTTGTCAGCTTGAAGAAGGCACATATTTCCATTGATGAAAGTGATGTCCTCTGGACAAACGTTGACGGCGACAAGGGGCCAAAATTTCCCATTGACCTCGAGATTCTTCCCGCCTGTCTCCCTGTTTTCGTACCTAAAGATGCAAGGGATGATACCGTTCATTTCCCACACTTTTTCAACAGTGTGGCGCCTCATATCCATTTCCCCTGGAATGAGAATGAAGAGCTCCTCCAAAAAGATAAGACGTCTCAGGAAAACAGCAAGCCTTCAGAGACAGAAGAAAAATAG
- the dcd gene encoding dCTP deaminase, with translation MILSGREIVRHMGEEIIIDPFDPKKVNPNSYNLTLSDELMVYDNHELDMKKKNTGHLLHIPEEGILLEPNKLYLGRTREYTKTKCFVPMLEGRSSIGRLGLFIHVTAGFGDVGFSGYWTLEMFCVQPIRIYAGVEICQIYFHTVLGEADTYDQGKYQNNTGIQPSLLYKDFEK, from the coding sequence ATGATTTTATCCGGAAGAGAAATCGTTCGGCATATGGGTGAGGAAATAATCATTGATCCGTTTGATCCCAAAAAGGTAAATCCCAACAGTTACAATCTGACACTCTCCGATGAGCTTATGGTTTATGACAATCATGAGCTGGATATGAAAAAGAAGAATACCGGACACCTCCTCCATATCCCGGAAGAAGGAATTCTTCTTGAACCAAACAAGCTCTATCTGGGAAGAACAAGAGAATATACAAAGACGAAGTGCTTTGTGCCGATGCTGGAAGGAAGATCTTCTATCGGACGGCTTGGTCTCTTCATCCATGTTACGGCAGGGTTCGGTGATGTAGGATTCTCAGGCTACTGGACGCTTGAAATGTTCTGCGTGCAGCCGATCCGCATCTATGCAGGAGTAGAGATCTGCCAGATCTATTTCCATACGGTTCTTGGCGAAGCTGATACGTATGATCAGGGGAAATATCAAAATAATACAGGAATTCAGCCCAGCCTCCTTTACAAAGATTTCGAAAAGTAG
- a CDS encoding ABC transporter substrate-binding protein — MQKKWFKGMAAVMAAAALAGAFAGCGGDKKAAQSGAAGQTVKFGFVTAYTGPGAAYGQAMKEGVDLAVEEINKDPKTKMKIDLVTYDTKLNKAEAINAVKKCIEQDKVLAIEGPMTSGEMFAAGPVAQQSKVVAFGTGTTAPGITDLGDYIFRNAIPGKLAIPVTVQKAHDKLGFKTVAVMYSNNNDQMVGENKIYQDVFKQMGVNVVDTETFADKDTDFSAQLTKIQAANPDVIAIAGLYQEGALIVKKAREMGMTQPIIGNNGFNSPAYIQQAGDAANGTLVATPWNPERKSEKAQAFRKAYVAKYGHEPDQFAAQAYDAMYVMHQAAEQSGTTTDRKKFRDTLAKIKDFEGATGKFQFDEHRDPKMDLDVLQVKDGKWVPFA, encoded by the coding sequence ATGCAGAAGAAATGGTTCAAGGGAATGGCTGCTGTCATGGCAGCAGCAGCACTGGCCGGCGCATTTGCAGGATGCGGCGGAGACAAGAAAGCTGCCCAGAGCGGCGCAGCAGGACAGACAGTTAAATTCGGATTTGTAACTGCATATACAGGCCCCGGCGCAGCTTATGGCCAGGCTATGAAGGAAGGCGTTGATCTCGCTGTCGAAGAAATCAACAAAGATCCGAAGACAAAGATGAAGATCGATCTCGTCACTTACGATACCAAGCTGAACAAGGCAGAAGCAATCAATGCTGTCAAGAAGTGCATTGAACAGGATAAAGTCCTCGCTATTGAAGGTCCGATGACATCTGGCGAAATGTTTGCTGCAGGTCCTGTTGCCCAGCAGTCCAAGGTCGTTGCCTTTGGTACCGGCACCACAGCTCCTGGCATCACCGATCTTGGCGACTACATTTTCCGTAATGCTATTCCAGGCAAACTCGCAATTCCGGTTACTGTACAGAAAGCTCATGACAAGCTTGGCTTCAAGACCGTTGCTGTCATGTACTCCAACAACAATGACCAGATGGTCGGCGAAAACAAGATTTATCAGGACGTATTCAAGCAGATGGGCGTCAATGTTGTAGATACTGAAACTTTCGCTGATAAAGATACAGACTTCTCTGCACAGCTGACAAAGATTCAGGCAGCTAATCCGGATGTCATCGCTATTGCAGGCCTCTATCAGGAAGGCGCTCTCATCGTCAAGAAAGCTCGTGAAATGGGAATGACCCAGCCAATCATCGGCAACAACGGCTTCAACAGCCCTGCATATATCCAGCAGGCAGGCGATGCTGCTAACGGCACACTCGTAGCTACCCCGTGGAACCCGGAACGCAAGAGCGAGAAGGCTCAGGCATTCCGCAAGGCATATGTTGCCAAGTATGGACATGAACCGGATCAGTTCGCTGCTCAGGCTTACGATGCTATGTACGTTATGCACCAGGCTGCTGAACAGTCCGGTACAACAACAGACCGCAAGAAATTCCGTGATACACTGGCTAAGATCAAAGACTTCGAAGGCGCTACTGGCAAATTCCAGTTTGACGAACACCGCGATCCGAAGATGGATCTGGACGTTCTGCAGGTCAAAGACGGAAAATGGGTACCGTTCGCTTAA
- a CDS encoding TAXI family TRAP transporter solute-binding subunit: MKKAMKKLMVAGVLCMAGAAFLAGCGSDSSSGGKQFLNIATGGTAGTYYPLGGALAEILNQNIKGMNASAQSTGASVANVNMLKDGSVDIAFIQNDIAYYAANGKEMFKDNKVDSLRGLAALYPETIQFVTTQDKGIKTIADLKGKKVAVGASGSGAEANARQILEAYGITYNDIDVQYLSFGEAVDALKDGNVDAGVVVAGYPTAAVQDLAANKSAAIVDIDPKISDQLMQKYPYYTKMVIPKGTYPGQTEDVNTVAVKCVIVGTTKLSDEMGGEIVKALYTHLDRMKAAHAVGKYITKDTALEGMSIQMNAGAEKYLKSK, from the coding sequence ATGAAAAAGGCAATGAAGAAATTGATGGTAGCAGGTGTCCTTTGCATGGCAGGTGCTGCATTTCTGGCAGGCTGCGGAAGCGACAGTTCTTCAGGCGGCAAACAGTTCCTGAACATCGCAACCGGCGGTACAGCAGGCACCTATTATCCTCTGGGCGGCGCATTAGCTGAAATCCTGAACCAGAACATTAAAGGGATGAACGCTTCCGCACAGTCCACCGGCGCATCCGTAGCTAACGTCAATATGCTGAAAGACGGATCCGTTGATATCGCTTTCATCCAGAACGATATTGCTTACTACGCAGCAAATGGCAAGGAAATGTTCAAAGACAATAAAGTGGATTCCCTCCGCGGTCTTGCAGCTCTCTATCCGGAAACAATTCAGTTCGTTACAACCCAGGACAAGGGAATTAAGACAATTGCCGACCTGAAAGGCAAGAAAGTAGCAGTCGGCGCATCCGGCTCCGGCGCTGAAGCCAATGCCCGCCAGATTCTGGAAGCTTATGGAATCACATACAACGATATTGATGTACAGTACCTCTCCTTCGGCGAAGCAGTCGATGCACTGAAGGATGGCAACGTTGATGCAGGCGTCGTTGTAGCAGGCTACCCGACAGCAGCCGTACAGGATCTTGCTGCCAACAAATCTGCTGCTATCGTTGATATCGATCCGAAGATTTCTGATCAGCTGATGCAGAAATATCCATACTACACCAAGATGGTCATTCCGAAGGGCACTTATCCTGGACAGACAGAAGATGTCAATACCGTAGCTGTTAAGTGCGTCATCGTCGGAACAACAAAACTCAGCGATGAAATGGGCGGAGAAATCGTCAAAGCACTCTACACGCACCTTGACCGCATGAAAGCCGCTCACGCAGTAGGCAAGTACATTACGAAGGACACCGCTCTGGAAGGTATGTCCATTCAGATGAACGCCGGCGCTGAAAAGTATCTGAAATCCAAATAA
- a CDS encoding TRAP transporter permease, with product MDELKKNGTNPPNDTEPINGELTDELQKKLKELDKESNTVEYSGIFGKIIAAICICFSLFQIYTGIFGTLDAMIQRCIHLSFGLCLVYLLCPTKKEWIKDGKFHWLDVGLAILAMVPPVYILVNYQQLILRAGTVTPLDTVIGTLGIVMVIEAARRIVGLPIVIVVLCFLGFGFFGPYMPGPLAHRGLSLQQMVGHLFFTTEGVFGIPLGVSSTFIFLFILFGAFLEKTGLGKFFIDIANAIAGWASGGPAKVAVLSSALQGTISGSSVANVVGSGSFTIPMMKKLGYHKNFAGAVEAAASTGGQLMPPIMGAAAFLMAEFVGIPYMEVVKAAVVPAILYFLGVFLGVHFEAKRHHLEGTPRSELPPWGKIMKGEGHLAIPLIAIIGLLASGYTPMKAALAGIFISIATAMLRKNTRMSFYDIVDGLIKGARGALGVLVACAAAGMIIGVVTKTGVGLKLASALVTVAAGNFMLLLFCTMLTSLILGMGVPTTANYVITSTIAAPALIQLGVPTLAAHMFVFYFGIIADITPPVALAAYAGSAISGGDPLKTGVNASKLGIAAFIIPYVFVLSPQLLGIGATFTSVLMTTTTAIIGMIGISGAMIGQFYTRANAFERLILAAGGLCLIDPHGLTDLIGVALLVGVGVMQWFRSKKEKA from the coding sequence TTGGATGAATTAAAGAAAAATGGGACGAATCCGCCGAATGATACAGAACCCATAAACGGGGAGCTCACAGATGAACTCCAAAAGAAGCTCAAGGAATTGGATAAGGAATCCAATACCGTTGAGTACTCTGGCATCTTCGGGAAAATCATTGCAGCAATCTGCATTTGCTTCTCCCTCTTCCAGATCTATACAGGGATTTTCGGCACATTGGATGCCATGATCCAGAGATGTATTCACTTGTCGTTCGGTCTCTGCCTGGTGTACCTGCTCTGCCCGACAAAGAAGGAGTGGATCAAAGACGGAAAATTCCACTGGCTTGATGTGGGACTTGCCATTCTGGCCATGGTTCCGCCGGTTTACATTCTGGTCAATTACCAGCAGCTCATCCTCCGCGCCGGCACCGTAACGCCGCTCGATACGGTCATTGGCACGCTGGGGATTGTCATGGTCATTGAAGCAGCAAGACGTATCGTCGGGCTGCCGATTGTCATCGTCGTGCTGTGCTTCCTTGGATTCGGCTTCTTCGGGCCGTACATGCCCGGACCATTGGCACACAGGGGACTTTCCCTGCAGCAGATGGTCGGACACCTCTTCTTTACGACAGAAGGCGTATTCGGTATTCCGCTGGGCGTATCCTCAACATTTATTTTCCTGTTTATCCTCTTTGGTGCATTCCTGGAAAAGACAGGCCTTGGCAAATTCTTCATTGATATTGCGAATGCCATTGCAGGCTGGGCATCCGGCGGTCCGGCAAAAGTTGCCGTACTGTCCTCAGCTCTTCAGGGCACCATTTCCGGATCTTCCGTTGCAAACGTTGTAGGTTCCGGATCCTTCACCATTCCGATGATGAAGAAACTGGGCTACCATAAGAACTTTGCCGGCGCCGTAGAAGCAGCCGCTTCCACAGGCGGCCAGCTGATGCCTCCTATCATGGGCGCAGCTGCATTCCTGATGGCTGAATTCGTCGGCATTCCTTACATGGAAGTCGTTAAGGCAGCTGTCGTACCGGCTATCCTTTACTTCCTTGGCGTTTTCCTTGGCGTTCATTTTGAAGCAAAGAGACACCATCTGGAAGGAACACCCAGAAGCGAACTTCCGCCATGGGGCAAAATCATGAAAGGAGAAGGCCATCTGGCTATTCCGCTGATTGCCATCATCGGACTTCTTGCTTCCGGCTATACACCGATGAAAGCAGCTCTTGCAGGTATCTTCATTTCCATTGCAACAGCTATGCTTAGAAAAAATACCCGCATGAGCTTCTACGACATTGTAGACGGCCTTATCAAAGGTGCCAGAGGCGCTTTAGGCGTACTCGTGGCGTGCGCCGCTGCAGGTATGATCATCGGCGTTGTTACAAAGACAGGCGTAGGCTTGAAACTGGCTTCTGCACTTGTTACTGTTGCAGCAGGCAACTTCATGCTTCTCCTGTTCTGCACCATGCTCACTTCACTGATCCTCGGGATGGGCGTACCGACAACAGCAAACTACGTTATTACATCCACAATCGCTGCTCCGGCCCTGATTCAGCTTGGCGTTCCTACGCTGGCAGCGCATATGTTCGTATTCTACTTCGGTATCATTGCGGATATCACTCCGCCGGTTGCTCTGGCAGCATATGCTGGCTCTGCAATTTCAGGAGGTGACCCGCTGAAAACGGGCGTGAATGCATCAAAGCTGGGCATAGCCGCGTTTATTATTCCATATGTATTCGTTCTGTCTCCGCAGCTGCTTGGCATAGGAGCCACCTTTACGAGTGTTCTTATGACGACGACAACTGCCATCATCGGCATGATTGGTATTTCAGGAGCTATGATCGGCCAGTTCTATACCAGGGCAAATGCATTTGAACGTTTGATTCTGGCTGCAGGCGGCCTCTGCCTGATTGATCCTCATGGCCTGACAGATCTCATCGGCGTTGCACTTCTTGTAGGCGTAGGCGTCATGCAGTGGTTCAGAAGTAAAAAAGAGAAAGCATAA
- a CDS encoding DNA repair protein, with protein sequence MRKTYICIDLKSFYASVECVARGLDPFSSNLVVADPGRGYGALCLAVSPAMKARGVRNRCRLFEIPPEMKYIAALPRMRQYMEVSSDIYENYLKIFRREDIYAYSIDECFIDVTSYLPLYRMSGRSMALFLMKSIFVKTGISSSAGIGSNMFLAKVAMDVLAKHNTERAAVLNEDSFKEEIWHHRPITDIWGIGSHMAARLAKYGIFDLYGVTKVNESLLYKEFGKRAEYLIDHAYGREPCTISDIHSYTPAARSLSNGQVLFKDYDYESARLLTGEMAEVLIQQLLEKNLVAEGISLHVGYSGHERRGSGGSRKLETPTDIPKDIWAAFDRLYVEKVREGIPIRTVNLCLENVRKAEEVPRIMSLFRSSEEEDRDKELERVMIQVKREFGKMRCSAVSIMRREPCSRQETDW encoded by the coding sequence ATGAGAAAAACGTACATATGCATTGATTTGAAGAGCTTTTATGCTTCTGTAGAGTGCGTAGCCCGTGGCCTTGATCCCTTTTCTTCCAACCTGGTTGTCGCCGATCCCGGAAGGGGGTATGGCGCGCTCTGCCTGGCGGTAAGCCCTGCCATGAAGGCGAGAGGAGTCAGAAACCGCTGCCGGCTTTTTGAAATTCCTCCGGAGATGAAGTATATCGCGGCGCTTCCCCGGATGAGGCAGTATATGGAGGTATCTTCTGATATCTACGAAAATTATCTGAAAATTTTCAGAAGGGAAGATATATATGCATATTCCATTGATGAATGCTTCATCGACGTCACATCCTACCTTCCCCTGTATCGTATGAGCGGGCGAAGCATGGCGCTCTTTTTAATGAAATCTATCTTTGTAAAAACAGGCATCAGTTCTTCGGCCGGAATCGGAAGTAATATGTTTCTGGCAAAGGTCGCAATGGACGTCCTGGCAAAGCATAATACCGAACGTGCAGCAGTCCTTAATGAAGACAGTTTCAAAGAGGAAATCTGGCATCACAGGCCCATCACGGATATTTGGGGAATCGGATCGCATATGGCGGCAAGACTGGCTAAATACGGCATCTTTGATCTGTATGGCGTCACGAAAGTCAATGAATCGCTTCTCTATAAGGAATTCGGAAAGAGGGCAGAATACCTGATCGATCATGCGTATGGGAGAGAACCCTGTACCATTTCGGATATCCATAGTTACACGCCGGCTGCCAGGTCTCTTTCCAACGGGCAGGTGCTGTTTAAGGATTATGATTATGAAAGCGCAAGGCTTCTTACGGGAGAAATGGCAGAGGTTCTGATCCAGCAGCTTTTAGAAAAGAATCTGGTGGCGGAGGGGATATCCCTTCATGTCGGATATTCAGGACATGAAAGGAGAGGAAGCGGAGGCAGCAGAAAACTGGAAACACCTACGGATATACCTAAGGATATATGGGCGGCATTTGACCGGCTGTATGTAGAAAAAGTCAGGGAAGGGATCCCGATAAGGACAGTCAACCTATGCTTGGAAAATGTCAGGAAAGCAGAAGAGGTGCCAAGGATTATGTCTTTATTCAGAAGCAGTGAGGAGGAGGACAGAGATAAAGAACTGGAACGGGTGATGATTCAGGTAAAAAGAGAATTTGGGAAAATGCGCTGCTCCGCGGTTTCAATTATGCGCCGGGAGCCATGCAGCAGACAAGAAACGGACTGGTAG
- a CDS encoding type II restriction endonuclease produces MARRKGLKQWDKISTEGWMTLLGDNAVMSQLMMRIFSKLYHTPDYTDNAKNIAEALHMEYRALNAGVGWAGNKIKSLYEEGKLAKNSEADEAEETGSDDAAGEGVLKADAAPKKRAPWEYVFDGSESEDGTYFWILKPEAVRAYRELVEADIWGGEAIRRFLDEDVSAAGVEGNLFSKPSETTVGRIRRYLDEEHTFHRKSFGEHPRCTVCGAERLSLLRAVPYGDDDFNHKGLVFCPTHGSLFAAHLITFNDRGELLISDRLTDKEKSLFNLTEGMKAVNPFSRRRMAVHRRIFNQEGRKHK; encoded by the coding sequence ATGGCAAGAAGAAAAGGTTTGAAACAGTGGGACAAAATATCAACAGAAGGCTGGATGACGCTTTTAGGCGATAATGCTGTCATGAGCCAGCTGATGATGAGAATATTCTCCAAGCTCTACCATACCCCGGATTATACAGACAATGCGAAGAATATTGCAGAAGCTCTTCATATGGAATACCGTGCTTTGAATGCAGGCGTCGGCTGGGCAGGGAACAAGATCAAAAGCCTGTATGAAGAAGGAAAACTGGCTAAGAACAGCGAAGCTGATGAAGCGGAAGAAACAGGCAGCGACGACGCTGCCGGCGAAGGGGTTCTCAAAGCAGATGCCGCACCTAAGAAAAGAGCCCCCTGGGAGTATGTCTTTGATGGTTCTGAAAGTGAAGACGGCACTTATTTCTGGATTTTGAAACCGGAAGCCGTCCGTGCTTACCGTGAACTTGTTGAAGCTGATATCTGGGGCGGAGAAGCTATCCGCAGGTTCCTGGATGAGGACGTATCAGCGGCCGGAGTGGAAGGAAATCTTTTTTCCAAACCATCTGAAACAACGGTAGGAAGAATCCGCCGCTATCTTGATGAAGAGCATACCTTTCACCGCAAATCCTTTGGTGAACATCCAAGATGTACCGTTTGCGGAGCAGAAAGACTTTCTTTATTGAGAGCCGTTCCCTACGGAGATGATGACTTCAACCATAAGGGGCTCGTCTTCTGCCCGACGCATGGGTCACTGTTTGCAGCGCATTTGATTACATTTAATGACAGGGGAGAACTCCTGATATCCGACCGCCTGACAGACAAGGAAAAATCTCTTTTCAATCTGACAGAAGGCATGAAGGCAGTAAACCCGTTCAGCCGCCGCAGGATGGCTGTACATAGAAGAATTTTTAATCAGGAAGGCAGGAAGCACAAATGA
- a CDS encoding PhzF family phenazine biosynthesis protein: protein MKELIIRQYIADAFTDTVFKGNPAAICLLQNWIPDEMMQNIAKENRLSETAFTVKKDQNYELRWFTPGGEIDLCGHATLGTAYILFNFIEKDKEDIVFHTMSGDLTIHRNGDIYEMDMPAYELKEIPVTDEMEKAVGIRPKEAWMGRDLVCVLDNEEDVVHAKIDQEAVMKLDGLLLHITAKGKNYDCVTRSFAPKLLVDEDPVCGSGHCHVIPLWADKLKKSKLTAWQASERSGVLYCQMKGKRVILGGKAAIYSEGYIHIPEE, encoded by the coding sequence ATGAAAGAACTTATTATCAGGCAATATATTGCAGATGCATTTACTGACACCGTTTTTAAAGGGAATCCTGCAGCCATTTGCCTGCTCCAGAATTGGATTCCTGACGAAATGATGCAGAATATCGCTAAAGAAAATCGCTTATCAGAAACAGCATTCACCGTCAAAAAAGATCAGAATTATGAACTTAGATGGTTCACACCGGGCGGCGAAATAGATCTTTGTGGTCATGCTACCTTGGGAACGGCTTACATCCTCTTCAATTTTATAGAAAAGGATAAGGAAGATATCGTATTTCATACGATGAGCGGAGATCTGACTATTCATAGGAATGGGGATATTTACGAAATGGACATGCCGGCTTATGAGCTGAAAGAAATCCCGGTGACCGATGAGATGGAAAAAGCTGTCGGCATCCGTCCCAAAGAAGCCTGGATGGGCCGCGACTTGGTATGTGTTTTGGACAATGAAGAGGATGTCGTCCACGCAAAAATTGATCAGGAAGCAGTCATGAAGCTGGATGGACTCTTACTGCATATCACCGCTAAAGGAAAAAATTATGACTGTGTAACCAGAAGCTTTGCACCAAAACTTTTAGTTGATGAAGATCCGGTCTGTGGTTCCGGCCATTGTCATGTCATACCTCTATGGGCGGACAAGCTTAAGAAAAGTAAATTGACAGCATGGCAGGCTTCCGAAAGAAGCGGAGTTCTTTACTGCCAGATGAAGGGGAAACGGGTTATTCTTGGCGGTAAAGCGGCAATTTATTCAGAAGGGTATATTCATATCCCTGAAGAATAA
- a CDS encoding DUF1850 domain-containing protein, translating into MRKQKNGKLETVLIVFGLIICLVIAVGGWIIRQPYLFGQTTDGFIIRQRVEAGTPVTLVYRHSVQKTMIYEYLEVNKATEGFVLKSTKYQSLGVGLPFSQGDGDFREENGWFIMDNMNRNFPELSIRNGVTNEEKVYVGDKEYELSKLMPLGKELHLYVAPLYKGWYMKKEIRS; encoded by the coding sequence ATGAGAAAGCAGAAAAATGGGAAATTAGAAACAGTCCTGATTGTTTTCGGGCTGATTATCTGTCTGGTTATTGCTGTCGGAGGATGGATTATCCGGCAGCCATACCTGTTCGGACAGACCACGGACGGATTTATTATCAGACAGAGAGTGGAAGCAGGAACACCTGTAACGCTGGTTTATAGACATTCCGTACAGAAGACGATGATTTATGAATATCTGGAAGTCAATAAAGCAACGGAAGGATTTGTCCTGAAGTCCACCAAGTACCAATCACTGGGAGTTGGCCTGCCATTCTCACAGGGAGATGGTGATTTCAGGGAAGAAAACGGCTGGTTCATCATGGATAACATGAACCGCAATTTCCCGGAATTATCGATTAGAAATGGTGTAACCAATGAAGAGAAGGTCTATGTGGGAGATAAGGAATATGAGCTTTCAAAGCTGATGCCTCTGGGAAAAGAACTTCATCTCTACGTAGCGCCTCTTTACAAAGGTTGGTATATGAAAAAAGAAATTAGGAGCTGA